A genome region from Chryseobacterium sp. G0186 includes the following:
- a CDS encoding T9SS type A sorting domain-containing protein translates to MKGIYILLSMLPISIAAQSFTEVQTGMNNFYFSAADIADVDNNGTLDIVVNGAIDSDGDGMSDATFNEVYQNNGTTLQPYTDLGGDVTHLGDIKFIDYNNDGLMDIISTGLSYMDIVNYKHYRFKNTGVGFVREDELAGKIYGSMEVFDFNHDGKQDYAINGTQFAHGSGDFQNTLDFYRNTGSGFEMTENWVDGTQNGSFKVVDLNNDHLLDLVIFGSDINGDPVSKVYMNQGGTLVNTQALDSLATAKLEVADFNADGFQDIVVVGKDANDDAYLAVLMNDGTGTLTTQLLDASGISDASLSVGDLNNDGYYDFIISGDINFVSTVKTYLYTPSSQSFTDGTITGMHHLGGSGMIKLFDFNNDNQLDVLLGGFDWSTSGYPSLTKVFKNNSTTTNAKPTAPTNLNMTKTGNRFNFTWSGATDDKTPVNALRYEIKVGSTLGGQDIAKYIVTTPSWFLDLDPSIQNVYWSVKSIDASQVYSEASTLGTLSTRENNTNIENQLVVYPNPTSDKVYIKGEKVSEAEVYSMEGRKLNVILNRDQSIDVSHLPKGVYLLKLKIKNQITTKKLTVK, encoded by the coding sequence ATGAAGGGAATTTATATTCTATTGTCTATGCTTCCTATTAGTATTGCTGCTCAAAGCTTTACTGAGGTGCAGACCGGGATGAATAATTTTTATTTTTCAGCTGCTGATATTGCAGATGTAGACAACAACGGCACTCTGGATATCGTAGTGAATGGAGCCATAGATTCTGATGGGGACGGAATGTCTGATGCAACCTTTAATGAAGTTTATCAGAACAATGGAACTACCTTGCAGCCTTATACCGATCTTGGAGGAGATGTGACGCATCTGGGAGACATAAAATTTATCGACTATAATAATGACGGGTTGATGGATATTATTTCTACAGGGCTTAGCTATATGGACATTGTGAATTATAAGCACTATCGATTTAAGAATACAGGGGTAGGTTTCGTAAGGGAAGATGAACTGGCCGGGAAAATCTATGGTAGTATGGAAGTGTTTGATTTTAATCATGATGGAAAACAGGATTATGCAATCAATGGAACTCAATTTGCCCATGGCAGTGGTGATTTCCAAAATACATTGGATTTTTACCGAAATACAGGATCCGGCTTTGAAATGACGGAAAATTGGGTTGATGGAACTCAGAACGGAAGTTTTAAGGTGGTAGATCTGAACAATGATCATCTTCTGGATCTTGTTATTTTTGGATCAGATATTAATGGTGATCCGGTATCTAAGGTATACATGAATCAAGGAGGAACCTTGGTTAATACACAGGCTCTTGATTCTTTAGCAACGGCTAAACTTGAGGTTGCAGATTTTAATGCTGACGGTTTTCAGGATATTGTAGTGGTGGGTAAAGATGCTAATGATGATGCCTATCTTGCTGTTTTAATGAATGATGGAACGGGTACATTAACTACCCAGCTGCTGGATGCTTCTGGTATTTCGGATGCCTCATTAAGCGTTGGAGATTTAAATAATGACGGATATTATGACTTCATCATTTCCGGTGATATCAATTTTGTTTCCACTGTGAAAACGTATTTATATACTCCTTCCAGTCAGTCATTTACAGACGGAACGATAACAGGGATGCATCATTTAGGAGGTTCCGGAATGATCAAGTTATTTGATTTTAATAACGACAATCAGTTAGATGTATTATTGGGTGGATTTGATTGGTCAACTTCAGGCTATCCATCGTTAACAAAAGTCTTTAAAAATAATTCTACCACAACGAACGCAAAACCCACAGCCCCTACTAACCTTAATATGACAAAAACGGGTAACCGATTCAATTTTACATGGAGTGGTGCTACTGATGATAAAACACCTGTTAATGCCCTACGCTATGAAATTAAGGTAGGATCTACCCTTGGCGGACAGGATATTGCTAAATATATTGTAACAACACCGTCATGGTTCTTGGATCTGGATCCGTCCATTCAGAATGTATATTGGAGTGTAAAATCCATTGATGCTTCTCAGGTGTATTCTGAAGCTTCCACACTGGGAACATTGTCAACCCGAGAAAACAATACCAATATTGAAAATCAGCTTGTAGTTTATCCTAACCCTACTTCTGATAAGGTGTACATCAAGGGAGAAAAGGTTTCGGAAGCTGAAGTATATTCAATGGAGGGAAGAAAATTGAATGTTATTTTAAATAGAGATCAATCTATTGACGTCTCTCATTTACCAAAAGGAGTGTATCTATTAAAACTGAAAATAAAAAACCAAATAACCACTAAAAAACTCACCGTTAAATAA
- a CDS encoding RidA family protein, whose amino-acid sequence MKKNLVLVNTLFFIFSFSQKTMNPIEYKSSPKVFNIPGLSQSVSIDCGSSKMILLSGQVPLNSDGSLVGNNVEEQTQQIFRNIENILQEYGGTGKDIVKLGIFITDISKTPDFRKVRDLHINLQNPPVSSLIEVSKLFRNDVLIEVEATAVIKNKR is encoded by the coding sequence ATGAAAAAAAATTTAGTTCTGGTTAACACCCTATTTTTTATATTTTCATTCAGTCAGAAAACAATGAACCCTATAGAGTATAAAAGTTCACCAAAAGTTTTCAACATTCCGGGATTATCACAATCAGTAAGCATTGATTGCGGAAGTTCCAAAATGATTTTATTATCTGGGCAGGTCCCCCTGAATTCAGACGGAAGTCTGGTGGGAAATAATGTGGAAGAACAGACTCAACAGATTTTCAGAAACATTGAAAACATTCTGCAAGAATATGGAGGCACAGGAAAGGACATTGTCAAACTGGGAATCTTCATCACAGACATATCAAAAACACCGGATTTCAGAAAAGTCCGGGATTTGCATATTAATCTGCAGAACCCTCCTGTAAGCAGCCTTATAGAGGTAAGCAAGCTTTTCAGAAACGATGTATTGATAGAAGTAGAAGCCACAGCAGTGATTAAAAACAAAAGATAA
- the ftsY gene encoding signal recognition particle-docking protein FtsY → MSWFKNIFKKEEKETLDKGLEKSSQGFFEKMTKAVVGKSKVDDEVLDNLEEILIASDVGASTTIKIIERIEERVARDKYVGVSELDTILREEISGLLLENPHAGTGNIDASKKPYVIMVVGVNGVGKTTTIGKLAHQFKSEGKKVVLGAADTFRAAAVDQLTIWSERVGVPIVKQEMGSDPASVAFDTVQSAAAQNADVVIIDTAGRLHNKINLMNELSKIKRVMQKVIPDAPHEILLVLDGSTGQNAFEQAKQFTAATEVNALAVTKLDGTAKGGVVIGISDQFQIPVKYIGVGEKMQDLQLFNGTEFVDSFFKKR, encoded by the coding sequence ATGAGTTGGTTTAAAAATATTTTCAAAAAAGAAGAAAAGGAAACCCTAGATAAAGGATTGGAAAAATCCAGCCAGGGATTCTTTGAAAAAATGACTAAGGCCGTAGTCGGCAAAAGTAAAGTAGATGATGAAGTACTGGACAATCTGGAAGAAATACTGATTGCTTCCGATGTAGGAGCCTCTACCACAATCAAGATCATAGAAAGAATTGAAGAACGCGTAGCTCGTGATAAATATGTTGGAGTAAGTGAACTGGATACTATTCTTCGTGAGGAAATTTCAGGTCTTTTACTGGAGAACCCTCATGCAGGAACAGGGAATATTGATGCTTCTAAAAAGCCTTACGTAATTATGGTTGTGGGAGTAAATGGAGTTGGAAAAACAACCACGATTGGAAAACTGGCTCACCAGTTCAAATCTGAAGGTAAAAAGGTAGTTTTAGGAGCTGCTGATACGTTTAGAGCTGCAGCTGTGGATCAACTTACCATCTGGAGTGAAAGAGTGGGTGTTCCCATTGTAAAGCAGGAAATGGGTTCTGATCCTGCCTCTGTAGCTTTTGACACTGTACAAAGTGCTGCGGCCCAAAATGCAGATGTTGTGATCATTGATACTGCAGGAAGACTTCATAACAAGATCAACCTGATGAACGAGCTTTCCAAGATCAAGAGAGTAATGCAGAAAGTAATTCCTGATGCACCTCATGAGATCTTATTGGTTCTTGACGGTTCTACAGGACAGAATGCATTTGAGCAGGCTAAACAATTTACGGCTGCGACTGAAGTCAATGCTCTGGCAGTAACAAAACTGGATGGAACTGCAAAAGGAGGAGTTGTAATTGGAATCTCAGATCAATTTCAAATTCCGGTAAAATATATAGGTGTAGGCGAAAAAATGCAGGATCTGCAGCTTTTTAATGGTACGGAATTTGTAGATTCATTCTTCAAGAAAAGATGA
- a CDS encoding GlsB/YeaQ/YmgE family stress response membrane protein, producing the protein MGIITWILFGLIAGAIAKMIMPGTQGGGWLITIILGIIGAFVGGAIGVYILHWGDVTSFWNPRSWILAIGGALIVLWVYGMATKKS; encoded by the coding sequence ATGGGAATTATAACATGGATCTTATTCGGTCTTATTGCAGGTGCTATTGCTAAAATGATCATGCCTGGAACTCAGGGAGGAGGTTGGTTGATCACCATCATCCTTGGAATTATAGGAGCATTTGTAGGAGGAGCTATAGGAGTCTACATTCTACATTGGGGAGACGTAACCTCATTCTGGAATCCAAGAAGCTGGATTCTTGCCATCGGAGGAGCTTTAATAGTCCTCTGGGTCTACGGAATGGCCACGAAGAAAAGCTGA
- the rpmG gene encoding 50S ribosomal protein L33: MAKKGNRVQVILECTEHKESGMPGMSRYISTKNKKNTTERLELKKYNPVLKRSTLHKEIK; encoded by the coding sequence ATGGCAAAAAAAGGAAATAGAGTTCAAGTAATCCTTGAATGTACAGAGCACAAAGAAAGTGGTATGCCAGGAATGTCTAGATACATTTCTACTAAAAATAAAAAGAACACTACAGAGAGATTGGAATTGAAAAAATACAATCCTGTTCTTAAGAGATCTACCCTTCACAAAGAAATCAAGTAA
- the rpmB gene encoding 50S ribosomal protein L28, with protein sequence MSRICQITGKRAMVGNNVSHANNKTKRRFEINLLEKKFYLPEQDKHVTLKVSAHGLRVINKIGIEEAIERATRNGLIKKN encoded by the coding sequence ATGTCAAGAATTTGCCAAATAACAGGAAAGCGTGCAATGGTTGGTAACAACGTTTCTCACGCTAATAACAAAACGAAGCGTCGTTTTGAAATTAACTTACTAGAGAAGAAATTTTACCTTCCAGAGCAAGATAAGCACGTTACACTGAAAGTATCAGCTCATGGATTGAGAGTGATTAACAAGATTGGAATCGAGGAAGCTATTGAAAGAGCTACTAGAAACGGATTGATTAAAAAGAATTAA
- a CDS encoding DUF4295 domain-containing protein, whose translation MAKKVVATLQSGQSKKMTKVVKMVKSSKSGAYVFEEKVMNADEVDGYLKK comes from the coding sequence ATGGCAAAGAAAGTAGTAGCAACCCTACAAAGCGGTCAGTCTAAAAAGATGACTAAAGTGGTGAAAATGGTTAAGTCTTCTAAATCAGGAGCTTACGTTTTCGAAGAAAAAGTAATGAATGCTGATGAAGTAGATGGTTATTTGAAGAAATAA